From the Lathyrus oleraceus cultivar Zhongwan6 chromosome 4, CAAS_Psat_ZW6_1.0, whole genome shotgun sequence genome, one window contains:
- the LOC127075233 gene encoding single-stranded DNA-binding protein WHY1, chloroplastic, with the protein MSHLHLQLHSQAPSLSSSSTSRFSFLKLFTNNTFSLSPTTNSLPFKPLTIRCRHSDVFETGTNPSIPTSTPNNNPSVGALPPRVYVGHSIYKGKAALTITPRPPEFMPLDSGAYKISKDGYVLLQFAPSVGPRQYDWNRKQVFSLSVDEMGSVISLGARDRCEFFHDPYKGKSDEGKVKKVLKVEPFPDGSGFFFNLGVQNNLANLEESITLPVTKSELSVLSAIFKFIMPYLLGWHTFADSINPEYSVAAASVARNANPKYGGDYEWSR; encoded by the exons ATGTCGCATTTGCATTTACAGCTACACTCACAAGCACCGTCGCTCTCTTCTTCTTCAACTTCTCGTTTTTCTTTCCTTAAGCTTTTCACAAACAACACTTTCTCTTTATCTCCAACAACAAACTCTCTTCCTTTCAAACCCTTAACTATCAGATGCCGCCACTCTGACGTCTTTGAAACTGGAACCAACCCTTCTATTCCCACTTCAACCCCCAACAACAACCCTTCAG TTGGAGCTTTACCACCTAGGGTTTATGTTGGTCATTCCATTTACAAGGGGAAGGCTGCTCTCACTATCACTCCTCGACCGCCGGAGTTCATGCCTTTGGAT TCAGGGGCATATAAGATATCTAAGGATGGTTATGTGCTGCTTCAGTTTGCCCCATCGGTTGGTCCGCGCCAGTATGATTGGAATAGAAAACAG GTTTTCTCGTTATCGGTGGATGAAATGGGAAGTGTGATTAGCCTTGGTGCAAGGGACCGTTGTGAATTTTTTCATGATCCTTACAAGGGAAAAAG CGATGAAGGCAAAGTCAAAAAAGTTTTGAAAGTTGAGCCTTTTCCGGATGGTTCTGGATTCTTCTTTAATCTCG GTGTTCAAAACAACCTTGCGAACTTGGAAGAAAGCATCACTCTCCCCGTAACAAAATCAGAGTTATCAGTTTTGAGCGCAATTTTCAAG TTCATCATGCCGTACCTACTTGGTTGGCATACCTTTGCAGACTCGATAAATCCGGAATATTCTGTGGCGGCGGCGAGTGTGGCACGCAATGCCAACCCCAAATATGGAGGAGACTATGAATGGAGCAGATAG